Proteins from a single region of Nakamurella deserti:
- a CDS encoding MFS transporter — MSTETAQLDRDGAAATVGSPRDAEIAATAHRRRWWVLGVAGLAQLIVVLDATIVNIALPTAQASLGFSNDNRQWLITGYALAFGALLLIGGRLSDLFGRRLMFTIGLLGFGAASALGGAAASFEVLLAARALQGVFGALIAPAALSLLTVTFTDAKERARAFAVFGAVAGSGGAIGLILGGALTEYASWRWCMFVNVPLAALAVVGAAVLLPRQVKAAVTQSFDVLGSIVIVLGLVSLVYGLAQAETEGFASPITLGFTAAGVVLIGIFGLVETRVAHPLLPVRILADRTRGGAYAAVAVIGAGMFAVFLFLTYYMSATLAFTPLQTGFAFLPMIGGIMISVQLTPAVVSRIGAKVPVTIGMLVAAAGMLYLTRLDLTSSYVTDILPGLIVMGLGIGAVMGTAFGAATLGVNAADAGVASAVVNTVQQIGGSVGTAVLSAVSAAAATSYLSANGTTPATAAQAAMDSYTTAFWWAAGIFTLGAVVCGLLLRHGAVAVDPDAPKVVAH, encoded by the coding sequence ATGTCAACCGAAACCGCTCAGCTCGACCGTGACGGGGCGGCGGCGACCGTCGGCTCACCCCGTGACGCGGAGATCGCGGCCACCGCCCACCGCCGCCGCTGGTGGGTTCTCGGCGTCGCCGGTCTGGCCCAGCTGATCGTGGTGCTCGACGCCACCATCGTCAACATCGCGCTACCGACGGCCCAGGCGTCCCTCGGTTTCTCGAACGACAACCGGCAGTGGCTGATCACCGGCTACGCGCTGGCCTTCGGCGCCCTGCTGCTCATCGGCGGACGGCTGTCAGACCTGTTCGGCCGCCGGCTGATGTTCACCATCGGGCTGCTCGGCTTCGGTGCCGCGTCGGCGCTCGGCGGTGCCGCCGCCAGCTTCGAGGTGCTGCTCGCCGCCCGCGCCCTGCAGGGTGTCTTCGGCGCGCTGATCGCCCCGGCCGCGCTGTCGCTGCTCACCGTCACCTTCACCGACGCCAAGGAGCGCGCCCGCGCGTTCGCCGTGTTCGGTGCCGTCGCCGGCAGCGGCGGCGCGATCGGCCTCATCCTCGGTGGCGCGCTGACCGAGTACGCCTCGTGGCGCTGGTGCATGTTCGTCAACGTGCCGCTCGCCGCGCTCGCCGTCGTCGGTGCCGCGGTGCTGCTCCCCCGCCAGGTCAAGGCCGCGGTCACGCAGTCGTTCGACGTCCTCGGCAGCATCGTCATCGTGCTCGGCCTGGTGTCGCTGGTCTACGGCCTCGCGCAGGCCGAGACCGAGGGGTTCGCCAGCCCGATCACCCTCGGCTTCACCGCCGCCGGTGTGGTGCTGATCGGCATCTTCGGCCTGGTCGAGACCCGGGTGGCACACCCGCTGCTGCCCGTCCGCATCCTGGCCGACCGCACCCGTGGCGGCGCCTACGCCGCCGTCGCCGTGATCGGTGCGGGGATGTTCGCCGTCTTCCTGTTCCTGACGTACTACATGTCCGCCACGCTGGCCTTCACCCCACTGCAGACCGGCTTCGCGTTCCTGCCGATGATCGGCGGCATCATGATCTCGGTCCAGCTGACCCCGGCCGTCGTCAGCCGGATCGGCGCCAAGGTGCCGGTGACCATCGGCATGCTGGTCGCCGCCGCGGGCATGCTCTACCTGACCCGGCTGGACCTCACCAGCAGCTACGTCACCGACATCCTCCCCGGCCTGATCGTGATGGGCCTGGGCATCGGCGCCGTCATGGGCACCGCCTTCGGCGCCGCGACCCTCGGGGTCAACGCCGCCGACGCCGGGGTCGCGAGCGCGGTGGTCAACACCGTCCAGCAGATCGGCGGCTCCGTGGGCACCGCGGTGCTCAGCGCGGTCTCCGCCGCGGCGGCCACCAGCTACCTGTCCGCGAACGGCACGACCCCCGCGACCGCGGCCCAGGCCGCGATGGACAGCTACACCACCGCGTTCTGGTGGGCGGCGGGCATCTTCACCCTCGGCGCGGTGGTCTGTGGTCTGCTGCTGCGCCACGGCGCGGTGGCCGTCGACCCGGACGCGCCGAAGGTCGTCGCACACTGA
- the purB gene encoding adenylosuccinate lyase produces the protein MVAVKSTVQNVLAARYASPAMVAIWSPENKIVAERRLWLAVLRAQGRQGMTVDEQVLRDYEAVIDTVDLASIAAREQVTKHDVKARIEEFNALAGHEQVHKGMTSRDLTENVEQAQILQALALVRDRAVAVLARLAERAAEYDDLVMAGRSHNVPAQATTLGKRFASAADEVLQAYLRIEALLERYPMRGVKGPVGTSQDMLDLLGSADGLDQLEREVVQEVSGTSRVLTSVGQVYPRSLDYEVISALVQLAAGPASFATTVRLMAGAELATEGFLPGQVGSSAMPHKMNARSCERVCGLAVILRGYASMAGELAGAQWNEGDVFCSVVRRVALPDACYAIDGLFETFLTVLDGFGAYPAVIGRELDRYLPFLATTKVLMAAVRAGVGRETAHEAIKEHAVGVALAMRESGQAGNDLLDRLAADDRLPMDRAALDALLADRLSFTGDAARQVAALVAQVEAVAVKHPEAAAYRPGAIL, from the coding sequence ATGGTGGCCGTGAAGAGCACCGTGCAGAACGTCCTGGCCGCCCGCTACGCCTCGCCTGCGATGGTGGCCATCTGGTCGCCGGAGAACAAGATCGTCGCGGAGCGCCGGCTGTGGCTGGCCGTGCTGCGCGCGCAGGGGCGCCAGGGGATGACCGTGGACGAGCAGGTGCTGCGCGACTACGAAGCGGTGATCGACACCGTTGACCTCGCGTCCATCGCGGCCCGCGAGCAGGTCACCAAGCACGACGTGAAGGCGCGCATCGAGGAGTTCAACGCGCTCGCCGGCCACGAGCAGGTGCACAAGGGCATGACCAGCCGCGACCTCACCGAGAACGTCGAGCAGGCGCAGATCCTGCAGGCGCTGGCGCTGGTCCGCGACCGGGCGGTGGCCGTGCTGGCCCGGCTGGCCGAGCGCGCCGCCGAGTACGACGACCTGGTGATGGCGGGCCGTTCGCACAACGTCCCGGCCCAGGCGACCACGCTGGGCAAGCGGTTCGCGTCCGCCGCCGACGAGGTGCTGCAGGCCTACCTGCGGATCGAGGCGCTGCTCGAGCGGTACCCGATGCGCGGTGTCAAGGGTCCGGTCGGCACCTCGCAGGACATGCTCGACCTGCTCGGCTCGGCCGACGGCCTCGACCAGCTCGAACGCGAGGTCGTGCAGGAGGTCTCCGGGACGTCCCGGGTGCTGACCAGCGTGGGTCAGGTCTACCCCCGCTCGCTGGACTACGAGGTCATCTCCGCGCTGGTGCAGCTGGCCGCCGGTCCCGCCTCGTTCGCCACCACCGTGCGGCTGATGGCCGGCGCCGAGCTCGCCACCGAGGGCTTCCTGCCCGGCCAGGTCGGCTCGTCGGCGATGCCGCACAAGATGAACGCCCGCTCGTGCGAGCGGGTCTGCGGGCTGGCGGTCATCCTCCGCGGCTACGCCTCGATGGCCGGTGAGCTGGCCGGCGCCCAGTGGAACGAGGGCGACGTGTTCTGCTCCGTCGTCCGCCGCGTGGCGTTGCCCGACGCCTGCTACGCCATCGACGGGCTGTTCGAGACGTTCCTGACGGTGCTCGACGGCTTCGGCGCCTACCCGGCCGTGATCGGTCGCGAGCTCGACCGGTACCTGCCGTTCCTGGCCACCACGAAGGTGCTGATGGCCGCGGTGCGCGCCGGTGTCGGCCGGGAGACCGCGCACGAGGCGATCAAGGAGCACGCCGTCGGGGTGGCGCTGGCGATGCGGGAGAGCGGCCAGGCCGGGAACGACCTGCTGGACCGGCTCGCCGCCGACGACCGGCTGCCGATGGACCGCGCCGCGCTGGACGCGCTGCTCGCCGACCGGCTGTCGTTCACCGGTGACGCCGCCCGTCAGGTGGCGGCGCTGGTCGCCCAGGTCGAGGCGGTGGCCGTGAAGCACCCGGAGGCCGCGGCCTACCGGCCGGGCGCCATCCTCTGA
- a CDS encoding SigE family RNA polymerase sigma factor has translation MTAARDEEFSAYFAVRRDPVRRLAFLLSGDWHKADDLAQTAFLKLYGAWDRVRDRSSMDAYVRSCLVRSVVDESRRPWRREKVVEFLPENADDGGPDLAALVSDREVFRAALAEVPPKQRTVLVLRYYEGMDVASTAAAMGITTGTVKSQTARGLAALRIAVEALGVTGPRHERDDDVAGTGGPPSTDDTDDTEGRARR, from the coding sequence GTGACGGCGGCGCGGGACGAGGAGTTCTCGGCGTACTTCGCCGTCCGGCGCGATCCCGTCCGGCGGCTGGCCTTCCTGCTGAGCGGCGACTGGCACAAGGCCGACGACCTGGCCCAGACGGCGTTCCTCAAGCTGTACGGGGCGTGGGACCGGGTCCGCGACCGTTCGTCGATGGACGCCTACGTCCGTTCCTGCCTGGTGCGCTCGGTGGTGGACGAGTCCCGGCGGCCGTGGCGGCGGGAGAAGGTCGTCGAGTTCCTGCCGGAGAACGCCGACGACGGCGGGCCCGACCTCGCGGCGCTGGTGTCCGATCGCGAGGTGTTCCGCGCGGCCCTGGCCGAGGTCCCGCCCAAGCAACGCACGGTGCTGGTGCTGCGCTACTACGAAGGGATGGACGTCGCGTCGACGGCCGCCGCGATGGGCATCACCACGGGCACCGTGAAGAGCCAGACGGCGCGCGGGCTGGCCGCACTGCGGATCGCCGTGGAGGCACTCGGGGTCACCGGGCCGCGGCACGAGCGTGATGACGACGTGGCGGGCACCGGCGGCCCACCGTCCACCGACGACACCGACGACACCGAGGGGAGGGCGCGGCGATGA
- a CDS encoding anti-sigma factor — protein sequence MMAHDPSLFAGGAALNALDELEAAQFRRHLEDCPTCQVELSGFAETAARLGAASSEPAPASMRSSVLAAVAVTRQLPPLTDDVAGADGTGSAVAGSGGGDGPWRDAAPADAGDRSGGEVVDLASRRRPPTRWLLSAAAAVAIALIGLSFFLVNRTSTTDNDADALKRCVSTAADREQLPTAPGSTGDTTVVVSASCGGALLSFADVPALDADQTYQLWVISGDQTRSVTTLNPAADGSMPETVAAVHLGDTALGVTVEPAGGSPTPTTTPVITVPLSA from the coding sequence ATGATGGCGCACGATCCGTCCCTGTTCGCCGGCGGTGCCGCGTTGAACGCACTCGACGAGCTGGAGGCCGCGCAGTTCCGCCGCCACCTCGAGGACTGCCCGACCTGCCAGGTCGAGCTGTCCGGCTTCGCGGAGACCGCCGCCCGCCTCGGCGCGGCGTCGTCCGAGCCGGCACCGGCGTCGATGCGGTCGTCGGTGCTCGCCGCCGTGGCCGTCACCCGGCAGCTGCCGCCGCTGACCGACGACGTCGCCGGCGCCGACGGCACCGGCTCCGCCGTCGCCGGATCCGGCGGGGGCGACGGTCCGTGGCGCGACGCCGCCCCGGCGGACGCGGGTGACCGGTCGGGCGGTGAGGTGGTCGACCTGGCGTCCCGGCGCCGGCCGCCGACCCGCTGGCTGCTCAGCGCCGCCGCAGCGGTGGCGATCGCGCTGATCGGGTTGTCCTTCTTCCTGGTCAACCGGACCAGCACCACCGACAACGACGCCGACGCACTGAAGCGGTGCGTCAGCACCGCGGCCGACCGTGAGCAGCTGCCGACGGCGCCCGGTTCCACCGGCGACACCACCGTCGTGGTGTCGGCCAGCTGCGGCGGCGCGCTGTTGTCGTTCGCGGACGTGCCGGCCCTGGACGCGGACCAGACGTACCAGCTCTGGGTCATCTCCGGCGACCAGACCCGCTCGGTGACGACCCTGAACCCCGCCGCCGACGGATCGATGCCCGAGACGGTGGCCGCCGTCCACCTCGGGGACACCGCGCTCGGGGTGACCGTGGAGCCGGCCGGCGGGTCACCGACGCCGACCACCACCCCGGTCATCACCGTTCCGTTGTCGGCCTGA
- the sigK gene encoding ECF RNA polymerase sigma factor SigK, whose translation MTTSEPQSRPAAPRPAPTLADEPAAATAEDLLAAVALGDQQAFAQLYDLMSSRVYGLVRRVLRDPAQAEEVGQEVMLEIWRRASRFDRARGSALSWVMTMAHARAVDRVRSEQSSTDRDLKYATQSVQRDVDVVVDAVELSLEKRQVQRCLGGLTALQRESINLAYYSGYTQAEVAAALKVPLGTVKTRLRDGLIRLRDCLGVAS comes from the coding sequence GTGACCACGAGTGAACCGCAGTCCCGTCCGGCCGCCCCACGCCCGGCGCCGACCCTGGCCGACGAGCCGGCCGCAGCCACGGCCGAGGACCTCCTCGCCGCCGTGGCCCTGGGCGACCAGCAGGCGTTCGCGCAGCTGTACGACCTCATGTCGTCCCGGGTCTACGGACTCGTCCGGCGCGTGCTGCGTGACCCCGCGCAGGCCGAGGAGGTCGGCCAGGAGGTCATGCTGGAGATCTGGCGCCGGGCCAGCCGCTTCGACCGGGCTCGCGGCTCGGCGCTGTCCTGGGTGATGACCATGGCCCACGCCCGCGCCGTCGACCGGGTCCGCTCGGAGCAGTCCTCGACCGACCGGGACCTGAAGTACGCCACCCAGTCCGTCCAACGCGACGTGGACGTCGTCGTCGACGCCGTCGAGCTCTCGCTGGAGAAACGGCAGGTGCAGCGGTGTCTCGGCGGCCTGACCGCCCTGCAACGGGAATCGATCAACCTCGCCTACTACTCCGGCTACACGCAGGCCGAAGTGGCAGCCGCACTCAAGGTTCCGCTCGGAACCGTCAAAACTCGCCTTCGGGACGGACTCATCCGTCTCCGTGACTGTCTGGGGGTCGCGTCATGA
- a CDS encoding molybdopterin-dependent oxidoreductase, translating to MTIDTRTPEVPSTGTRSGGNGINRRLAVLAGLVAVGLTVAVAELLAAIGSWAGVTSTATSSSPLFGLGSTFIQFTPEWLKHLAIQMFGVYDKVALKTGMGLTLAALAAILGLLALRTLRVAQIVYAVLGLVVAVAVYSRSEASLVDVVPTVVGVGAGLWLLTRMFTGAPAGAPEAPAESQGSRRRFLALAGGGAGAAVVAGGLSRIVPTSAGAESSQLQAANSTASIAVEKMPALPAGASLDVPDISSFVTPNADFYRIDTAFTVPRLNADTWQLRIHGMVDKEISLSYDELLARPQLEKMITLTCVSNEVGGDLVGNAVWQGTLIRDLLAEAGPSADADMVMSRSDDGFSAGTPLSVLTDENRDSIFAITMNGSVLPFEHGFPVRMVVPGLYGYVSATKWVTELEVTRFDRQTSYWTDRGWSPEGPIKTASRIDVPRSFQKFPAGQVVMGGVAWAQHRGIRSVEVQIDGGAWEMATLSTEVTTDTWRQWTYVWDATPGSHNVACRATDSTGAVQDSAIRTPIPDGSTGYDSTAFTVE from the coding sequence GTGACCATCGATACGAGAACTCCGGAGGTCCCGAGCACCGGGACCCGCTCGGGAGGCAACGGCATCAACCGTCGGCTCGCCGTGCTGGCCGGCCTCGTCGCGGTCGGTCTCACCGTCGCGGTGGCCGAGCTGCTGGCGGCGATCGGCTCGTGGGCCGGCGTCACCTCCACGGCCACGTCGTCCTCGCCGCTGTTCGGGCTGGGATCGACGTTCATCCAGTTCACCCCGGAATGGCTCAAGCACCTGGCCATCCAGATGTTCGGGGTGTACGACAAGGTCGCCCTGAAGACCGGCATGGGTCTCACCCTCGCGGCCCTCGCGGCGATCCTCGGCCTGCTGGCGCTGCGCACCCTGCGGGTCGCCCAGATCGTCTACGCCGTCCTGGGTCTCGTGGTGGCGGTGGCGGTGTACAGCCGCTCCGAGGCGTCCCTGGTGGACGTCGTCCCGACCGTGGTCGGGGTCGGTGCCGGGCTCTGGCTGCTGACCCGGATGTTCACCGGGGCACCTGCCGGTGCTCCGGAGGCTCCGGCGGAGTCGCAAGGCAGCCGTCGTCGCTTCCTCGCCCTGGCAGGCGGCGGGGCCGGTGCGGCCGTGGTCGCCGGTGGCCTGTCACGCATCGTCCCGACCTCGGCCGGAGCGGAGAGCTCGCAGCTGCAGGCGGCGAACTCCACCGCCTCCATCGCGGTCGAGAAGATGCCGGCGCTACCCGCCGGTGCCAGCCTGGACGTCCCCGACATCAGTTCCTTCGTGACGCCCAACGCCGACTTCTACCGCATCGACACGGCTTTCACGGTGCCGCGGCTCAACGCCGACACCTGGCAGCTGCGCATCCACGGCATGGTCGACAAGGAGATCAGCCTCTCCTACGACGAGCTGCTGGCCCGCCCGCAGCTGGAGAAGATGATCACCCTGACGTGCGTGTCCAACGAGGTCGGTGGCGACCTGGTCGGCAACGCGGTCTGGCAGGGAACCCTCATCCGTGACCTGTTGGCCGAGGCCGGCCCGAGCGCCGACGCCGACATGGTGATGTCCCGTTCCGACGACGGTTTCTCGGCCGGCACCCCGCTCTCGGTCCTGACCGACGAGAACCGCGACTCGATCTTCGCCATCACCATGAACGGGTCCGTGCTGCCCTTCGAGCACGGGTTCCCGGTCCGGATGGTCGTTCCCGGTCTGTACGGGTACGTCTCCGCCACGAAGTGGGTCACCGAGCTCGAGGTCACCCGCTTCGACCGGCAGACCTCCTACTGGACCGACCGCGGCTGGTCCCCGGAAGGACCCATCAAGACCGCCAGCCGGATCGACGTTCCCAGGTCGTTCCAGAAGTTCCCGGCCGGCCAGGTCGTGATGGGCGGTGTGGCCTGGGCCCAGCACCGCGGCATCCGGTCCGTCGAGGTCCAGATCGACGGCGGCGCCTGGGAGATGGCGACGCTGTCCACCGAGGTCACCACCGATACCTGGCGTCAGTGGACCTACGTGTGGGACGCCACACCGGGTTCGCACAACGTCGCGTGCCGGGCGACCGATTCCACCGGAGCAGTCCAGGACTCGGCCATCCGCACCCCCATACCGGACGGTTCCACCGGCTACGACTCCACGGCCTTCACGGTCGAGTAG
- a CDS encoding fasciclin domain-containing protein, with the protein MFSKRASLIAVTAAGLALLGACGSNADNAASSVSSAASSVSSSAMSSTTSPSSSSSSSMSSSSAPSSSMESSMESSAPMESSSMESTGAMGASTLVGAGCAAYAEAVPTGAGSVEGMAADPVATAASNNPLLTTLVKAVSGQVNPQVNLVSTLNGDEFTVFAPVDEAFAKVDAATMTTLTTDADLLTKILTYHVVPGQIAPDAIVGTHTTVEGQDLTVEGSGDDLTVNGNAAVICGGVKTANATVYLIDTVLTPPAS; encoded by the coding sequence ATGTTCTCCAAGCGCGCTTCCCTGATCGCCGTCACCGCGGCCGGTCTCGCTCTGCTCGGTGCCTGCGGCAGCAACGCCGACAACGCCGCGTCCAGCGTCTCCTCCGCCGCCTCCAGCGTGTCCTCCAGCGCGATGAGCTCCACCACGAGCCCGTCGTCGAGCTCCTCGTCCTCGATGAGCTCGAGCTCCGCCCCGTCGTCGTCGATGGAGTCCTCGATGGAGTCGTCGGCGCCGATGGAGTCCTCCTCGATGGAGTCCACCGGAGCGATGGGTGCCTCCACCCTGGTCGGTGCGGGCTGTGCCGCCTACGCCGAGGCCGTCCCGACCGGCGCCGGCTCCGTCGAGGGCATGGCCGCCGACCCGGTCGCCACCGCCGCGTCGAACAACCCGCTGCTGACCACGCTCGTCAAGGCCGTCTCCGGCCAGGTCAACCCCCAGGTCAACCTGGTCAGCACCCTCAACGGCGACGAGTTCACCGTGTTCGCCCCGGTCGACGAGGCCTTCGCCAAGGTCGACGCCGCCACCATGACGACGCTGACCACCGACGCCGATCTGCTCACCAAGATCCTGACCTACCACGTCGTGCCCGGCCAGATCGCCCCCGACGCCATCGTCGGCACCCACACGACCGTCGAGGGCCAGGACCTGACCGTCGAGGGCTCGGGCGACGACCTGACCGTCAACGGCAACGCCGCGGTCATCTGCGGTGGCGTCAAGACCGCCAACGCGACCGTCTACCTGATCGACACCGTTCTGACCCCGCCGGCTTCCTGA